From Solibaculum mannosilyticum:
CTTATGTCAATGATATCGCAGTTACCGAGTACTACATTCCTCTTACGATCGTGGGTATGATAGCGGCGGTGCCGTTGGCGCTTGTCAATGTAGCCATCCCGCGGGTATCGGCCTACATTGCGGACAACAACCGCACCGATTATATCCGTGTGCTTAACAAAACCATCCAGAATTATATGGCCATGATGCTTCCCATGTGCCTTGGCCTAGCGGTGCTGGCCCCGGAGGTAATGGATCTTTACTCCAGGGGGGTATACACTTATGCCTATCCGGTGCTGGTGGTGGCCGCTTTAGCCCGTATCGCTTTTTCCTTCCAGTCCATTGTCAGCAATCTTGTGATGTATGTAAACGGATTGGAACGCCAGTTGGTGGCGATGCTGGCGGCATTTGGCGTGCTCAACCTGATCACTAATTTTGTGCTGGTATGGCTTCATTGGTTTACCCCAGCTACTGCTATGGGATCCACTGCTATCATGGTCATTTTGTTTGTGATCACCTGTTATTTTTATACCCAGAAAAAATTAGGGATCCGCTACAACCTTTTTTCCAAACGCATTTGTGGATATTTTGTAGTCAGCGCACTTTTTATTCCCATTTCGCTGGGCATCCGGGCCTTAAATCTCGGTATGTGGGCCAATATTGCCATCATTATGGTGGTCTGCTGTGGTGTGTACGGTGGGTATCTTCTGACCACCAAAGATCCTTTCCTTACAGAATTGGTTTCACGCGTCCCCTTCCTGAGAAAGAAGAAATAATCCCGCATCGGATTGTGATAAAACAAGGAGAAACGGTTATGCCTTCTATCAGCGTCATTGTCCCGGTTTATCAGACCGCTTCTTATTTGAAGCAATGTATCGACAGCATTCTGTGCCAGACCTTTGAGAGTTTTGAAGTCATCCTGATCAACGACGGTTCCAAGGATGATAGCGGCCGGATTTTAGCGGAATATGAGACCCAGTTCCCGGAGAAGATCCGGGTCATTGAGCAGGAAAACCACGGCATCAGCTATACCCGTAACCGGGGGATCCGGGAGGCAGTAGGGGAATACATCTGCTTTTTGGACAGCGACGATTGGGTGGCAGATCATTATTTAGAGGCTCTGTTTTCAGCGGTATCCCAATGGGATGCCGATATGGCGGTGTGCGATTACCAAGAGACGTCCGATGAAAAGCTGGGCCGGGTGGTATCGATCCCGGATTTCCCGCGGACATGCCTAAAAGAGAATCCGCAGCTTTTGTTTGAAGTCAACTCCAGCCCATGGAATAAAATATACCGGCGGTCTTTTCTTGTGAAAAACAAGCTCTGGTTCCCGGAGGGGCTTAAGTATGAAGACGCTGCGTTTGTCCTGCCGGCCATGGTTATGGCGAAGAAGATTGTAAAGGTAAATGAAACACTGCTGTTTTATCGTATCCGCCAATCGGGCGAGACGATGCAAGTGGACAAGCACGTTTTTGATATCTTTGCCATCCTGGATCAGATCTATGAGGTGGTCATGAGGCATCCGGATCGGGAGGCTTTACAGGATTACTTAGAATTCTTTAGTGCCAACCGGCTGACGGTTTATAATTTGCAGCAGGCCTATCAAAAGGAAGCCAAACTGGCGATGCCGTTCATCGACCGTTCTTTTGCTTACTTAAACGAGAAGTTCCCCTTGTGGAAAAAGAATCCCCACTTCCGGCAAGACAATTCTATTGTGGAACGGTGGATAAAAACCAGCGTATTTCTTACCAAATGCTATGTGAAAATGAGAAGGAGAATGGCTAAGTCATGAAAAGCTCCATGCCAAAAGGCATTTCCATCGGCGAAATTCAAAAGATTCTAACCGACGACCTAAAGGTCCTCCATGATTTCTGTGAGGAACATGAAATACGATACTGTTTGGCCTACGGGACTTTGTTGGGAGCCATCCGCCATAAGGGATGCATCCCCTGGGACGATGATGTGGACGTCATGATGCCCCGCCGCGATTATTTAAAATTTCTTTCCCTAGCGCCCCAGTATTTTAACAAGGATTATTTCATCCAGACACCTGAAAGCGATCGGTATTATAATTTGTTACATATTCCGCTGAAGGTGCGCAGCAAACGCGCCACACTTATCGAGGAGCCTGGAAAGAAATACTACCAGGGCTCTTTTATCGATATATTCCCCTTTGACTATATGGGGGACGATCAAGCGGCATTTTTGGCTTTGAAGAAAAAGTGTGCGCTGATGAGTTCCCTTAAAATGCGCATTTCTCTGCATGAGTTGTCGGGCATCAAGCGCTATGTACGCATCGCCATGCAGCTTGTGTGTAAATTGATCCCGGCTAAGGCCATCTACCGTTGGGAGATGAAACAGGTTCAGAAGGTAGTGGATAATGACCGGGCAGTCAACCGGGACATGATGGCCGGTCTGGAGCTGGTCACCCATGAAAAAATGAATGAAGAGGATTTGTTCCCGTTGGAACTGCATCCCTTTGCTTCCTATGAATTTTACGTTCCCCATCATTTTAAGAGGATTCTGACCGATCTGTACGGGGACTATATGACCCCGCCCAGCGAGGAGGAGATCGCTCATTCCCTCCATGGGATTTTTTACAGCGATCAGCCCTATGACCTTTATAAGGATGTGGATTTTAAAAGACCAGACGCAGGTTAAAGGGGTGTGACCATCGGCTTGAAAGAGAAGATATGGATTTTAGCTCTGCATCTTGCCTTTGGAGGTGTGGAGAAGGCCATCGTCAATATGGCCAACTTATTTGTGGAACAAGGGCATCCGGTGGAGATCCTCTGCGTATACGATATGCCGGATAGTCCAGCTTTCCCTTTAGATCCGCGGGTGAAAATTACTTATCTGCTCAAAGATACGCCCAATCGCCAGCAATGGAAAGAGAGCATTCGCTCCAAGAATCCGTTCTCTATTGTGCGGGAAAGTGTAAAGGCAGCCCGCATTTTGCTGGGGAAAAAGAGATGCGTCCGCCGGGCGGTCCAAAGCATTTCCGACGGCATTGTCATCACTACGCGGCATGAGGATAGTCTGGCGCTTTCCAAATATGGACGGCCCGGTGTATTTAAAATTGCACAACTCCATCATGATCACCGTTTTGATCCAACCTATGTCAAAGGGTTTGCCGATGGATACCAGAACATCGATGTGTTTGCCCTTTTGACGCCTCAGTTGGCTGACGAAGTGCGTGATATCATGAAGGATAACCGCCATACCCGTATTGTGTGCATTCCTAATTTTTTGGAGAGGATACCAGAACAGGTTGATGCATCCCAGAGAAAAAAGATCGTTCTGGCAGTGGGACGTCTAGACCCTGTCAAGGGATTTGACCGCTTGATTGAAGCGTTCGGGCACATTCGTGACAGAGCGCCTGATTGGCAGCTTCACATTGTGGGGGAGGGGGAAGAACGTGAAGTCCTGGAAAACCGCATCCGTTCCTTGTCCCTGGAGGATCATGTGGTGCTGACAGGACGAAAAAATGCTTCTGAAATCGAGCAGATGATGAAGGAAGCTTCCCTTTATGCAATGACTTCCCATAGCGAAGGATTGCCTTTTGTACTCATTGAAGCATTTAGCTGCGGCCTGCCTGCTGTGGCCTATGATGTGAGGGTCGGCCCTCGTGGCGTGATTGAAGACCAAGTCAGCGGCTTTCTAGTGCCGGACGACGATGAGGCACAGTTTGTAGATCAATGCCTCAAACTGATGGAGGATGATCCGCTTCGTTATCAGATGTCTGAAAATGCCTATAACCGAGCGAAAGATTTTTCAAAAGAAAAGGTAGGAACGCTTTGGGATAGAATTTTAGAGGAATGAGAGGTACCAGCAACATGCTCAAGAATGCCCTGCAATTTTTTCGAAAATATTGGCTGTTCTTTTTGATTGCCGCCCAACCATTGTTGGATATTCTGGCCTTTTGGCAACAAAACTCTATTGGCACAGCAGCAGGTGTCCTGCGCCTTGCCGTTATGGTTGTGCTGCCCGTCCATATTCTCATCACCAGCAAACATAAGAAGAAGTTTCTCATTGCTATGGGTGTTATCGCCCTTTTCTCAGTCCTGCATATTTTAAATGGATTCCGCGTTGGATATATCAGCCTCTTCCAGGATGTGGCCTACTTGCTGAGAGTGATCCAGATGCCGGTTTTGGCCATCTGCTTTATCCACTATATCCGGGATGAGAAGACACGGGATATCGTCAATTACGGCTTCTTAGCCAGTGGGACCATCATTGTAGTCACGACTGCCATTGCACATCTGACGGGTACTGGCGTCTATACCTATGTTCATTACAATGTAGGCTGGACTGGATGGATCAGCAATGCCAATTCCCAAAGCATCATTATTATCTCTCTGGCCCCTATCGTGCTTTACTACGCCGTCAAAAGCCGTCGCAAGCTGCTGACAATCGCCGTCCCCATTGTGGTGTTTGCGACGCTGATCTTAAACGGTACAAAGGCGTGTTACTACTCGTCTTTCTTGATTTTTGGTGGATTTGCAGTATTCTTGTTGTTGGAATATCTGATCAAACGCAAAGACGGTAAAAAGCTGCCGGTGATTGCCTTATGCTTGTTTACAGTACTATTGATCCTGACTAAGGTGGTCTATCCCTACACCCCTCGGGCGCAGGTGGATGATTCCTACGAAAGTTCCGTGACCACTACCCAAGAGGAAGTGGATAAGGATCTGGAGAAGATCCATCCCAACAAGAAACCGAGTGATTCTTCTGGCACACAGGAGCCTGAACCTCTTACACCAGAAGAGATTATGGCCGATCCTGTGCTCAAGCAGCAAGTGATAGAAATCTACAAGGACAAATTGGATAAAGGCTTAGTAGAACGGTTTGGAATAGAGAAGGTGCTGGAGGAATATGGTGTCACACCGGCCGCTTATGAACTCTCAGACATGAGAATGAAGAAGCTGATCTATGCGCATCTGCTCTGGGAGGAAAGTGATTTTCTCACGAAATTGGTCGGTTTTGAATACACCCAGATCGATACAGGCGAGAGTTACGACTTGGAAAACGACTGGCCAGCCATCTACTATTATTACGGCTATATCGGATTGGCTCTGTATATTTTATTCATCGCCTACTTTGCTTTCTTAATTATCAAGAGGCTTATAAAAGACTGGAAGGGTAGCCTAAACCTCTATAATTTTGCCCTTCTCATTACACTTGGGCTTCAATTGGGCCTGGCGCAGTATTCGGGGGCCATTCTACGCAGGCCGAATGTCTCGATTTATCTCTCCTTGATTTTAGCACTGATTTATTATCAGACGGTGAGGGCACCCTTAAGTAAAAAACGGAAAAAAGACTCTTCGCCGGATTCTGTAGATGCCGATATCCCTGAACTGCCGGAGGAACATTAAATGAAAGTCAGTATCATTGTACCGGTTTATAATGTGGAAAAGTATCTGCCAAAATGTCTGGATTCCCTGGTGAGCCAGACCATAGATGATTTTGAGATTCTTGTGGTCAATGATGGATCTCCTGATCGTTCTCAGGATATTATTGATGAATACAGCCGCCGTTATCCTGAGAAAGTAGTTTCTCTGGTGAAGGAAAACGGTGGACAAGGTAGCGCACGTAATATGGCATTAGAGATTGCCAAAGGAGAGTACATCGGCTTCGTGGACAGTGATGACTGGGTAGACGTCACGATGTATGAAAAGATGTACAGTGTTGCAAGGGAGAAAAATGCAGATATTGTTGTGTGCGATATGCTGGATCATTTTGAAGATGGAGGAACGACCTATTACGATGCGTCTGTCTTTCAGTCCCCCTTTGAAGTGACGCCCTCTGCGTGTAACAAACTCTTCCGTCGGGAACTCATCGGAGCCATCCGTTTTCTCGGAGGACTCTGGTATGAGGACTTTGACTTTACGACAAAGATGCTCATGCGAGCTACCAATATCCAAAGTATCCATGAAGGCTTTTATCACTGCCATTGCCGCCCAGGTTCTACGATGCACAACGACAATGCGCCTAAAAACTTGGATATGGTTACCGTTTTGGAGGATATCCGGGCTGATATCCAGACGCTTCCCACACCGAAAAAATGGAAGACAGTGTTTGACTATTTGGTATTGAAGCATTTGCTTTGGACGACTATCAATCGAGTCGCCGCCCAAAAACATCCGGAGAGAGAAGAGGTCATCCAAGAGATGCTCCGGTATGTAAAGAGAAATGTCCCAAGTCTTTCCCGCTGTGAGGGTTATCACAAGTTTAATAAAAATCAGCGAATTGTCATGTTCCTTAATTATCACGGCTTGTATCGTGTCTCCAAAGCACTTCTAAATGTAAAAAAACGTGTGTAATAGATAAAAATTCTCCTGAATAAAAAACTGCCCTGATTTGAGCGGAATGCTCAGACCAGGGCAGTTTTTTATTTTATTGTAGAATCTCTTTGAGAGCAGTCACAATGGCTTCGTTTTCCTCCGGCCGCTTTACGGCGATACGAACGTAAGGACGACCGCTAAATCCTTTTTTGGAAGATAGGTCTTTAATGAGGATATTATACTTGGTCAGAAGCTGCTCCGTTAGCAGAGCGGATCCGCATGGATGGATCACTTCACACATCACATAATTGGCCTGTGAGGGGATGACGCGAAGTCCTGGAAGATTCTTTAACTGTTCTACAAACTGGCGCCGTACTTTGTAAAAGCGCTCCATGCCATTTTTATAATAAGAGCGGTACTTTTCAAAAATCTGCATGTAATATTCAGCAAAAGAATTGATGTTCCAGATAGATACATCCTTCTTGATGCGATCGATGAGGGTACTGTCGCCACTGGCCAGAACGCCCAAGCGCAGTCCAGGTACTCCGTAAGATTTGGAGATGCTTTTTACAACAATCAAATAC
This genomic window contains:
- a CDS encoding O-antigen ligase family protein, producing MLKNALQFFRKYWLFFLIAAQPLLDILAFWQQNSIGTAAGVLRLAVMVVLPVHILITSKHKKKFLIAMGVIALFSVLHILNGFRVGYISLFQDVAYLLRVIQMPVLAICFIHYIRDEKTRDIVNYGFLASGTIIVVTTAIAHLTGTGVYTYVHYNVGWTGWISNANSQSIIIISLAPIVLYYAVKSRRKLLTIAVPIVVFATLILNGTKACYYSSFLIFGGFAVFLLLEYLIKRKDGKKLPVIALCLFTVLLILTKVVYPYTPRAQVDDSYESSVTTTQEEVDKDLEKIHPNKKPSDSSGTQEPEPLTPEEIMADPVLKQQVIEIYKDKLDKGLVERFGIEKVLEEYGVTPAAYELSDMRMKKLIYAHLLWEESDFLTKLVGFEYTQIDTGESYDLENDWPAIYYYYGYIGLALYILFIAYFAFLIIKRLIKDWKGSLNLYNFALLITLGLQLGLAQYSGAILRRPNVSIYLSLILALIYYQTVRAPLSKKRKKDSSPDSVDADIPELPEEH
- a CDS encoding glycosyltransferase family 2 protein; this translates as MPSISVIVPVYQTASYLKQCIDSILCQTFESFEVILINDGSKDDSGRILAEYETQFPEKIRVIEQENHGISYTRNRGIREAVGEYICFLDSDDWVADHYLEALFSAVSQWDADMAVCDYQETSDEKLGRVVSIPDFPRTCLKENPQLLFEVNSSPWNKIYRRSFLVKNKLWFPEGLKYEDAAFVLPAMVMAKKIVKVNETLLFYRIRQSGETMQVDKHVFDIFAILDQIYEVVMRHPDREALQDYLEFFSANRLTVYNLQQAYQKEAKLAMPFIDRSFAYLNEKFPLWKKNPHFRQDNSIVERWIKTSVFLTKCYVKMRRRMAKS
- a CDS encoding glycosyltransferase family 2 protein, translating into MKVSIIVPVYNVEKYLPKCLDSLVSQTIDDFEILVVNDGSPDRSQDIIDEYSRRYPEKVVSLVKENGGQGSARNMALEIAKGEYIGFVDSDDWVDVTMYEKMYSVAREKNADIVVCDMLDHFEDGGTTYYDASVFQSPFEVTPSACNKLFRRELIGAIRFLGGLWYEDFDFTTKMLMRATNIQSIHEGFYHCHCRPGSTMHNDNAPKNLDMVTVLEDIRADIQTLPTPKKWKTVFDYLVLKHLLWTTINRVAAQKHPEREEVIQEMLRYVKRNVPSLSRCEGYHKFNKNQRIVMFLNYHGLYRVSKALLNVKKRV
- a CDS encoding oligosaccharide flippase family protein, which encodes MQQKSLAKNGFYKATLNVFNLVIPLLVGPYVTGLLEPELYGAYNRVFSEFNVFLVIASFGIYNYGVREISRVRNDPIELNRLFSSLFLIGIITNGLTTGVYVIYALVRSQAEYEVGLYLVMIIQIVANVFYIEFVNEAKENYGFIMVKTMIVRLLYLASIFIFVRKADDILPYAIVVSATVLLNNLISYVYLKRNIRFNFKNIEIVRHIAPLIVSLLLTNVEILYTQLDKIMLSPYVNDIAVTEYYIPLTIVGMIAAVPLALVNVAIPRVSAYIADNNRTDYIRVLNKTIQNYMAMMLPMCLGLAVLAPEVMDLYSRGVYTYAYPVLVVAALARIAFSFQSIVSNLVMYVNGLERQLVAMLAAFGVLNLITNFVLVWLHWFTPATAMGSTAIMVILFVITCYFYTQKKLGIRYNLFSKRICGYFVVSALFIPISLGIRALNLGMWANIAIIMVVCCGVYGGYLLTTKDPFLTELVSRVPFLRKKK
- a CDS encoding LicD family protein; amino-acid sequence: MKSSMPKGISIGEIQKILTDDLKVLHDFCEEHEIRYCLAYGTLLGAIRHKGCIPWDDDVDVMMPRRDYLKFLSLAPQYFNKDYFIQTPESDRYYNLLHIPLKVRSKRATLIEEPGKKYYQGSFIDIFPFDYMGDDQAAFLALKKKCALMSSLKMRISLHELSGIKRYVRIAMQLVCKLIPAKAIYRWEMKQVQKVVDNDRAVNRDMMAGLELVTHEKMNEEDLFPLELHPFASYEFYVPHHFKRILTDLYGDYMTPPSEEEIAHSLHGIFYSDQPYDLYKDVDFKRPDAG
- a CDS encoding glycosyltransferase family 4 protein, giving the protein MKEKIWILALHLAFGGVEKAIVNMANLFVEQGHPVEILCVYDMPDSPAFPLDPRVKITYLLKDTPNRQQWKESIRSKNPFSIVRESVKAARILLGKKRCVRRAVQSISDGIVITTRHEDSLALSKYGRPGVFKIAQLHHDHRFDPTYVKGFADGYQNIDVFALLTPQLADEVRDIMKDNRHTRIVCIPNFLERIPEQVDASQRKKIVLAVGRLDPVKGFDRLIEAFGHIRDRAPDWQLHIVGEGEEREVLENRIRSLSLEDHVVLTGRKNASEIEQMMKEASLYAMTSHSEGLPFVLIEAFSCGLPAVAYDVRVGPRGVIEDQVSGFLVPDDDEAQFVDQCLKLMEDDPLRYQMSENAYNRAKDFSKEKVGTLWDRILEE